Below is a window of Verrucomicrobiota bacterium DNA.
AGAAACCAGCAGAGAAAGAAAACGGCGAAAAGTACCCAAAAAGGTTTTTCAAACACTTCTGAGGTGAAAGAAAAGTAGGCCGCTGCCGTTGAAAAGGTTACCCACCGAAGCCAACGATTCAGAATGGTAATTATAAACGAAGCGTTTCGACCGCTTATCCAACTCAGAATCAACGTCCCGGCTAACATAAAAGGTAGCAGGAGATCGTACCAATGGGCATCTGCAGGTATCAAATCCATAGAAATCTTTAGACTTCTCGAAGCCGTGCAGGTTCAGGCACTTTTTCAAGAGTTTTATCTCAACCGAGACGTGGTCTTAAAGTTTAGTTGAGCCTTAGCGGCATAATAACGCAGAGAAAACTCTCCAACGTCCGGAAAACGCCTGGGCTGAGCTCGTCTTTAAATTCAAAGAATACTTCGTCCTTGGTCAGACTCTTCAAAGGATCCATCAAAAACTGGGGATTGAAGGCAATTTTAACTTCGGAGCCTTCAAAAGGAATTCCGCCTAAAGATTCATGAGATTCACCCAACTCAGGACTGGAAGCAGAGATCTCCAACTTGTCGTTGTGGATCTTTATGGTGACGGAATTATTTTTGTCGGTCGTGACCAAGGCTGCCCGGTGAATACAGTGCAACAAATCTTCGCGACCCACCTTTATGCGGTGGTGGGTTTCTTTTGGAATGACCTGTTGGTAGTTCGGGTAATTGCCTTCAACTATTTTGGAAACCAGGTAAATGTGGTCTTTTAGGCCTTCCTTTTCTTCATCTGTGCTGATTTCGAAAGCTACCTGTCGATCATTGAATGAAATCTTGATCTCTTCGGCCTGTCCGAGAAGACGAAGCAGCTCGGCAACCGTTTTCGCCGGAAGGATGAGCTTTCCAGCATTCGCTTCGGTCACATCGACCTCTTCGCTGACAAGCGCAAGTCTTCGACCGTCTGTTGCAACTAAAGTGAGCTTTCCATCTGAGAAATTAAAATAAACGCCGTTGAGAATGTAGCGGTTCTCATCGGTAGATTGTCCATAAGACACCGACTTCAACATGGAAGCCAGGGTGTCTTGTGAAAGTATAAATTGGCGATCATCACTAAAGGAAGGCAAAGGAGGAAATTCTTCGGGACCAATACCATTTATGCGGAATACCGATCCTCCAGAAGAGATCTCGGCCCGGTGGCTTGACGTGGACTCTACTTCAACATCCAGATTCGGAAGTTCACGAATAATGGTCGCCAGCTTGCGGACAGGAAGGGTGATACCTCCTGCTGTTTCCACTTGAGCCTCGATTCGACACTGAATGCCCATATCGAGATTGGTAGTGGTAAGTGATATGTATCCCTCGTTCGCTTCAATCAGGACATTGCTGAGAATAGGCATGGTAGCCCGGGTTCCTACGACATTGAGGACCTGTTGTAATCCACTAGAGAAATGGTCTCGGTTAATTTTAAACTTCATGTAGACGATCGAACTTTTTCTGGGTTATTAGACGAAATATATAATATATAAAGTAAATTAAAATAAGTATTCTTATTATTATGTCCTGTTAGTAAACCCAACAACTATCTAAGTGCTTGGTTGCTAGTCATTGAGCCACTAAAAAAGAGGATAATAAGGCTGTTCATTGGTTTAAAGTTATTACGGTAATTAACAAAACAAGCAAGTTATTCGATTTTACTCAGAAGAGATCCTCAACTATTCACAGGGTTATCACTAGTCTTAGATTTACGGATCTTCGATCGTATTTTGAAATTCAAAAAGATGCCATAAAAGATGTAGCCCAAGAAAATAAGGGCTATCCCAACTTCGCGAACCATCGAAATAATCGAGACTACGACTATGACCAGGATGAATGAGGTAAACTTTAGCCGCGTGGTCCAATCAATGTGCTTGAAGCTAGGATAACGAATTGAGCTAACCATCAAGAACGCGATCAGGATCATTAAGGCGGGTAAGAAAA
It encodes the following:
- the dnaN gene encoding DNA polymerase III subunit beta, giving the protein MKFKINRDHFSSGLQQVLNVVGTRATMPILSNVLIEANEGYISLTTTNLDMGIQCRIEAQVETAGGITLPVRKLATIIRELPNLDVEVESTSSHRAEISSGGSVFRINGIGPEEFPPLPSFSDDRQFILSQDTLASMLKSVSYGQSTDENRYILNGVYFNFSDGKLTLVATDGRRLALVSEEVDVTEANAGKLILPAKTVAELLRLLGQAEEIKISFNDRQVAFEISTDEEKEGLKDHIYLVSKIVEGNYPNYQQVIPKETHHRIKVGREDLLHCIHRAALVTTDKNNSVTIKIHNDKLEISASSPELGESHESLGGIPFEGSEVKIAFNPQFLMDPLKSLTKDEVFFEFKDELSPGVFRTLESFLCVIMPLRLN